A genomic region of Mycobacterium sp. Aquia_213 contains the following coding sequences:
- a CDS encoding ATPase produces the protein MTVMADRTVRNGPERNRIKTLTQAALNADKTVEQVEDVLDGLGKTMNELSSSLTRLNGTVERLEGGLDHLEGTLESLDELAKRLIAVVEPVESIVKRIDYIVSVGETIMSPVSMTEHAVRGVVDRLRIRTPR, from the coding sequence ATTACCGTCATGGCAGACAGAACGGTGCGCAACGGGCCTGAGCGAAACCGGATCAAAACGCTCACTCAGGCAGCTCTGAACGCCGACAAGACGGTCGAGCAGGTCGAGGACGTCCTCGACGGCCTCGGCAAGACGATGAACGAGCTGAGCAGCTCCCTGACCCGGTTGAACGGCACGGTCGAGCGCTTGGAGGGCGGCCTGGACCACCTGGAAGGAACCCTGGAAAGCCTCGACGAGCTCGCCAAACGACTCATCGCGGTGGTCGAGCCGGTGGAGTCGATCGTCAAGCGCATCGACTACATCGTGAGCGTGGGCGAAACGATCATGTCGCCGGTATCGATGACCGAACACGCGGTCCGCGGTGTGGTGGACCGGCTGCGGATCCGGACGCCGCGGTAG
- a CDS encoding cytochrome P450, which yields MTGAEPVPAPPYAESTGLPWDVPVTDAVAVIAAARARHGDTFAVKSGRDRYLLTFSPTGVESFYALTEETASKGVADYLMLRRKLPDEIFAGRRTLPNMLFRRDDVAGYLVNLDRALGQTTVELAAAGSVDVFDLMRRLGHRMGLASWAGPGSADGETFERLVRAFDTLDGSDAFVHPDRMAAVAATDKRAERAALDEIAEAIAAAVHSFDDGDTQDHALFGRIVDAWSTEPQPSRLHGIAFDVALIHIASMSNLAAALGWALVDLLEHPAQLQRVQLGDNAFAQSCALESTRIAQRSIMSRSVLSPVSLDTGAITYQVPPGWTIATLLPLLNTSAAPGLQLWDPDRWTRHQLTEKDALPSPMLVTAFGHGKHSCPAQPFSLSAMTAAMTHLLREYEMTPKWTSHPQPVPAQIGGVARAAGPCPVDYVSRCS from the coding sequence GTGACCGGCGCCGAGCCGGTGCCCGCACCGCCCTACGCCGAGAGCACGGGTCTGCCCTGGGACGTACCCGTCACCGATGCCGTCGCGGTAATCGCCGCCGCCCGCGCCCGACACGGCGATACCTTCGCCGTGAAAAGCGGTCGCGATCGCTATCTGCTCACCTTCTCGCCCACCGGCGTCGAGTCGTTCTACGCGCTGACCGAGGAGACCGCCAGCAAGGGCGTCGCCGACTACCTGATGCTGCGGCGCAAGCTGCCCGACGAGATCTTCGCCGGGCGACGCACCTTGCCGAACATGCTGTTTCGCCGCGACGACGTGGCCGGTTATCTGGTCAACCTGGACCGGGCGCTTGGGCAGACGACGGTCGAGCTGGCAGCGGCGGGATCGGTCGATGTGTTCGACCTGATGCGACGGCTCGGACATCGGATGGGGCTGGCCTCGTGGGCCGGACCCGGGTCGGCCGACGGCGAAACCTTCGAACGTCTGGTGCGCGCGTTCGACACCCTGGATGGCTCCGACGCGTTTGTTCACCCCGATCGGATGGCCGCGGTGGCGGCAACGGACAAGCGGGCCGAGCGCGCCGCGCTCGACGAGATCGCCGAGGCCATCGCGGCCGCGGTGCACAGCTTCGACGACGGCGACACACAAGATCATGCGCTCTTCGGCCGGATCGTGGACGCCTGGTCGACGGAGCCGCAGCCTTCCCGGTTGCATGGCATCGCGTTCGACGTCGCGCTGATCCACATCGCATCCATGTCGAACCTGGCTGCGGCGTTGGGCTGGGCGTTGGTCGATCTGCTCGAGCACCCGGCGCAGCTGCAGCGAGTTCAGTTGGGCGACAATGCCTTTGCCCAGAGCTGTGCGCTGGAATCGACGCGCATCGCGCAACGCTCGATCATGTCCCGCAGTGTGCTGTCGCCGGTCTCGCTGGACACCGGCGCGATCACCTACCAGGTGCCGCCGGGCTGGACCATCGCCACCTTGCTGCCACTGCTCAACACCTCGGCGGCACCGGGCCTACAGCTTTGGGATCCCGATCGATGGACTCGCCACCAGCTGACCGAAAAGGACGCTCTCCCTTCGCCCATGCTCGTCACGGCGTTCGGGCACGGCAAGCATTCTTGTCCGGCCCAGCCGTTCTCGCTGTCGGCGATGACGGCGGCCATGACGCACCTTTTGCGTGAGTACGAGATGACGCCGAAGTGGACGTCGCATCCGCAACCAGTCCCGGCTCAGATCGGCGGTGTCGCACGGGCGGCCGGGCCGTGTCCCGTTGACTATGTCAGCCGCTGTTCCTGA
- the ppc gene encoding phosphoenolpyruvate carboxylase, with protein MVEVFEPVSEAALAPIGAVQRTRVGREATEPMRADIRMLGTILGDTVREQNGDEVFELVERARVESFRVRRSEIDRAEISHMFDGIDIHLAIPIIRAFSHFALLANVAEDIHRERRRHVHVDAGEPPQDSSLAATYAKLDSAELDSATVAEALKGALVSPVITAHPTETRRRTVFVVQHRITELMRLHAEGLRETSDGRSVERELRRQVLTLWQTALIRLHRLQITDEIDVGLRYYQAALFEVIPQVNSGVRDALRARWPDAELLSAPILQPGSWIGGDRDGNPNVTAAVVRRATASAAFTALAHYLSELTDLEQELSMSARLISVTPELTTLEQSCPEQARADEPYRRAVRVIRGRLSATAAQILDDEPLHLLDLGLEPYATPDELRADLDIVDDSLRSHGSALLAEDRLGLLREGVHVFGFHLSGLDMRQNSDVHEEVVAELLAWAGVHADYGSLPEDERVELLAEELTTRRPLLSDRARLSELAHKELSVVEAAAHAVNRYGPAAVPNYVISMCQSVSDVLEAALLLKETGLLDVSGPEPYCPVGISPLFETIDDLHNGAQILHAMLELPIYRAVVTARGDSQEVMLGYSDSNKDGGYLTANWAVYRAELELAEVARKTGIRLRLFHGRGGTVGRGGGPSYQAILAQPPGAVNGSLRLTEQGEVIAAKYAEPLLAQRNLESLVAATLESTLLDMEGLGDEAEPAYAVLDEIATLARDAYSELVHDTPGFVEYFKASTPVSEIGSLNIGSRPTSRKPTESIADLRAIPWVLAWSQSRVMLPGWYGTGSAFEQWIAAGDEDERVAILHDLYERWPFFRSVLSNMAQVLAKSDLGLAACYAELVADESLRRRVFDKIADEHQRTIAMHKLITGQDDLLADNAALARSVFNRFPYLEPLNHLQVELLRRYRSGDDDELVQRGILLTMNGLASALRNSG; from the coding sequence ATGGTTGAGGTCTTCGAGCCCGTTTCCGAAGCCGCGCTGGCGCCGATCGGTGCCGTGCAGCGGACCCGGGTCGGTCGCGAGGCGACCGAGCCGATGCGCGCCGACATCAGGATGCTCGGCACCATCCTCGGCGACACCGTGCGCGAGCAGAACGGTGACGAGGTATTCGAGCTGGTCGAACGCGCCCGCGTGGAATCCTTCCGGGTGCGTCGCTCCGAGATCGATCGCGCCGAGATCTCGCACATGTTCGACGGCATCGACATTCATTTGGCGATTCCGATCATCCGGGCGTTCAGCCACTTCGCGCTGCTGGCCAACGTCGCCGAGGACATCCACCGCGAGCGCCGGCGTCATGTTCACGTCGACGCCGGCGAACCACCGCAGGACAGCAGCCTGGCCGCCACGTACGCGAAACTGGATTCCGCAGAACTGGATTCGGCAACGGTGGCCGAGGCCCTCAAGGGTGCGCTGGTTTCACCGGTAATCACCGCGCACCCCACCGAGACTCGCCGGCGCACCGTCTTTGTCGTCCAGCACCGGATCACCGAGCTGATGCGACTGCACGCCGAGGGCCTCCGGGAGACCAGCGACGGCCGCAGCGTCGAGCGCGAGTTGCGCCGTCAGGTGCTCACGCTGTGGCAGACCGCACTGATCCGGCTGCACCGGCTGCAGATCACCGACGAAATCGACGTCGGACTGCGGTATTACCAGGCCGCGCTGTTCGAGGTGATCCCGCAGGTCAACTCCGGGGTTCGGGACGCGCTGCGCGCTCGCTGGCCCGACGCCGAGCTGCTGTCCGCGCCCATTCTGCAGCCGGGCTCGTGGATCGGGGGCGACCGCGACGGGAACCCGAACGTGACCGCCGCGGTCGTGCGGCGGGCCACCGCCAGCGCCGCGTTCACCGCGCTGGCCCACTATCTGTCCGAGCTCACCGACCTCGAGCAGGAGCTCTCGATGTCGGCGCGATTGATCAGCGTCACACCGGAATTGACGACGCTGGAGCAGAGCTGTCCCGAGCAGGCCAGGGCCGACGAGCCGTATCGGCGGGCCGTGCGGGTGATTCGCGGCCGGCTCAGTGCGACGGCCGCCCAGATCCTGGACGACGAACCTCTGCATCTGCTCGACCTGGGGTTGGAGCCGTATGCCACGCCGGACGAGCTGCGGGCCGATCTCGACATCGTCGACGATTCGCTGCGCAGCCACGGCAGCGCGCTGCTGGCCGAGGATCGGCTCGGGTTGTTGCGAGAAGGTGTGCACGTCTTCGGGTTTCACCTGAGCGGCCTGGACATGCGGCAGAACTCCGACGTGCACGAGGAAGTGGTCGCCGAGCTGCTGGCCTGGGCCGGGGTGCACGCCGACTACGGCTCGCTGCCCGAAGACGAGCGAGTCGAGCTCTTGGCGGAGGAGCTGACCACCCGGCGCCCGTTGCTCAGCGACCGCGCGCGGCTATCCGAGCTGGCCCATAAGGAGTTGAGTGTGGTCGAGGCCGCCGCGCACGCCGTCAACCGATACGGTCCGGCGGCGGTGCCCAACTACGTCATCTCGATGTGTCAGTCCGTCTCGGACGTCCTGGAGGCCGCGCTGCTGCTCAAGGAAACGGGCCTGCTGGATGTCTCCGGGCCCGAACCCTATTGTCCTGTCGGCATTTCCCCGCTGTTCGAGACGATCGACGATCTGCACAACGGGGCGCAGATACTGCACGCGATGCTGGAGCTCCCGATCTACCGGGCGGTGGTGACTGCCCGTGGCGACAGCCAGGAGGTGATGCTCGGCTACTCCGATTCCAACAAGGACGGCGGTTATCTGACCGCGAACTGGGCGGTCTACCGGGCCGAGCTGGAGCTGGCCGAGGTGGCCCGCAAGACCGGAATTCGATTGCGGCTCTTCCACGGCCGCGGCGGTACCGTCGGCCGTGGTGGTGGGCCCAGCTATCAGGCGATCCTCGCGCAGCCGCCCGGGGCGGTGAACGGTTCGCTGCGCCTGACCGAGCAGGGCGAGGTGATCGCGGCCAAATACGCCGAACCGCTGTTGGCGCAACGGAATCTGGAAAGCCTGGTGGCGGCCACTCTGGAGTCGACGCTGCTGGATATGGAGGGCCTCGGCGACGAGGCGGAGCCTGCCTACGCTGTCCTCGACGAGATCGCCACGCTGGCACGTGACGCCTACTCCGAATTAGTCCATGACACACCGGGTTTCGTCGAGTACTTCAAGGCCTCGACGCCGGTCAGCGAGATCGGGTCGTTGAATATCGGCAGCCGTCCCACCTCACGCAAGCCCACCGAGTCGATCGCCGACCTGCGGGCCATCCCGTGGGTGCTGGCCTGGAGCCAGTCGCGGGTCATGCTGCCCGGTTGGTACGGCACCGGATCGGCGTTCGAGCAGTGGATCGCCGCCGGCGACGAGGATGAGCGAGTCGCAATCCTGCACGACCTGTATGAGCGGTGGCCGTTCTTCCGCAGCGTGTTGTCCAACATGGCGCAGGTGCTGGCCAAGAGCGACCTGGGGCTGGCGGCTTGCTACGCGGAACTGGTGGCCGATGAATCGTTGCGGCGCAGGGTTTTCGACAAGATCGCCGATGAGCATCAGCGCACGATCGCGATGCACAAGCTGATCACCGGTCAGGATGACCTGCTGGCCGACAACGCGGCGCTGGCCCGTTCGGTGTTCAACCGCTTCCCCTACCTGGAGCCGCTGAATCACCTGCAGGTGGAGCTGCTGCGGCGCTACCGCTCGGGTGACGACGACGAATTGGTGCAGCGGGGGATTCTGCTGACGATGAACGGGTTGGCAAGCGCGCTCAGGAACAGCGGCTGA
- the secG gene encoding preprotein translocase subunit SecG — protein MVLGLQITLVVTSILVVLLVLLHRAKGGGLSTLFGGGVQSSLSGSTVVEKNLDRLTVFVVGIWLVCIIGMALQIKYK, from the coding sequence ATGGTTTTGGGCCTACAGATCACCCTGGTGGTCACCAGCATCCTGGTGGTGCTTCTGGTGCTGCTGCACCGCGCCAAGGGCGGCGGCCTGTCCACGCTGTTCGGCGGTGGTGTGCAGTCCAGCCTGTCCGGGTCCACGGTGGTGGAGAAGAACCTGGATCGGCTGACGGTATTCGTGGTCGGCATCTGGCTGGTGTGCATCATCGGCATGGCCCTGCAGATCAAATACAAGTGA
- a CDS encoding FUSC family protein, protein MGRCRNNAAATMGSLAAALGRSIAGSLRPSKAPWAVGPALWATGTAALIAGTGVLFGQLQLVGLAYLGAACAVIFLVRGFYRARWWAWVAQAIGGAVGISVGAQLWPGFGVGQVLTAAVAGAISGMVGGTGPSAPAFGLMLSIGVAFGQFGGSSLPWWQQAVWYLAGTSVAAVSVLAPWAFHRDKPERRAQAAVYFAAADLCAAIGTEQAGAARGRLAAASAVARAARNRRRADLVAFAAATLYAQGRPVPPAAIAAIRQAGQQIWDGIPVSVPFSEADADGDPGLVELADALSRQPQRPGTVKPEAPGLSGLLRTATSRAGLANGVRLGLCMAVATALTVAMRQPTHSFWLPLTTAVIVRPEYASVFVRTVNRIFGTLIGALVATTVLAVLSPGLPLVVATALALGFVVLSVPKLYGLAVIGITTSALLSQSIGQPDPVAPAVRLWDTFVGAAVAVVFGYLLWPEARRFPAYAQLVRGLTASHSYLTEAVKPATQRRHWQSIRADAYRLAHQVRGTAEAAALEPPPVSSLALRVIPAAIDLEDTVDAITAVSSAVDAGEDPAALIVQVRRRLENLDQTATAWASGPLGSSGYGRSSGSR, encoded by the coding sequence GTGGGCCGCTGCCGTAACAACGCCGCTGCCACGATGGGTTCGCTGGCGGCGGCACTCGGCCGCAGCATCGCCGGATCGCTACGCCCGTCCAAGGCACCCTGGGCCGTGGGGCCCGCCCTCTGGGCGACGGGTACAGCGGCACTGATCGCGGGGACCGGCGTCCTGTTCGGCCAATTGCAGCTGGTCGGTCTGGCTTACCTCGGAGCCGCCTGCGCGGTCATCTTCCTGGTCCGCGGCTTCTACCGCGCCCGGTGGTGGGCCTGGGTCGCCCAGGCCATCGGTGGGGCGGTGGGCATCAGCGTGGGTGCGCAACTGTGGCCGGGCTTCGGCGTCGGGCAAGTTCTCACCGCGGCGGTCGCCGGGGCGATCTCGGGCATGGTCGGCGGAACCGGGCCCAGCGCACCGGCATTCGGGCTGATGCTTTCGATCGGGGTGGCCTTCGGCCAGTTCGGTGGATCGTCGCTGCCCTGGTGGCAGCAGGCGGTGTGGTACCTGGCCGGGACATCGGTCGCCGCGGTTTCGGTATTGGCGCCGTGGGCTTTTCATCGCGACAAACCCGAGCGCCGGGCGCAGGCGGCGGTGTACTTCGCCGCCGCGGACTTGTGCGCTGCGATCGGCACCGAGCAGGCCGGTGCCGCGCGTGGCCGGCTGGCCGCCGCGTCGGCCGTTGCCCGCGCTGCGCGAAACCGCCGCAGGGCCGATCTGGTGGCCTTTGCGGCGGCGACGCTTTACGCTCAGGGCAGACCCGTGCCCCCGGCCGCGATCGCGGCGATTCGCCAAGCAGGACAACAGATTTGGGACGGTATACCCGTTTCGGTCCCATTTTCGGAAGCGGATGCCGATGGCGATCCGGGTTTGGTCGAGCTGGCCGATGCGCTGAGTCGGCAGCCGCAGCGGCCGGGCACGGTGAAGCCCGAGGCTCCGGGGTTGTCGGGCCTGCTGCGTACGGCTACCTCACGTGCCGGCCTGGCCAACGGGGTGCGGCTCGGCCTATGCATGGCGGTGGCCACCGCGCTCACGGTCGCGATGCGGCAGCCAACCCATTCGTTCTGGCTGCCACTGACCACGGCCGTCATCGTGCGGCCCGAATACGCCTCGGTCTTCGTACGCACGGTGAACCGGATATTCGGCACGCTGATCGGCGCGCTGGTGGCAACGACCGTGCTGGCGGTGCTCTCGCCCGGCCTGCCGCTTGTGGTGGCCACCGCGCTGGCGCTGGGTTTCGTTGTGCTCTCGGTGCCGAAGCTGTACGGCCTTGCTGTGATCGGAATCACCACCTCGGCGCTGCTGTCCCAGTCGATCGGCCAGCCGGACCCGGTCGCGCCCGCGGTGCGGCTGTGGGACACCTTCGTCGGAGCCGCGGTGGCGGTGGTATTCGGCTACCTGTTGTGGCCCGAAGCGAGGCGGTTCCCCGCATACGCCCAGCTGGTCCGCGGACTGACGGCCTCGCACAGCTACTTGACCGAGGCGGTCAAACCCGCGACGCAGCGGCGGCACTGGCAATCGATCCGGGCCGATGCCTACCGGCTGGCGCATCAAGTACGCGGCACCGCGGAAGCCGCCGCCCTGGAACCGCCGCCGGTGAGCTCGTTGGCCCTGCGGGTCATTCCCGCCGCGATCGACCTGGAAGACACCGTGGACGCGATCACCGCGGTCAGCTCGGCGGTGGACGCCGGCGAGGATCCGGCGGCGCTGATCGTCCAGGTGCGACGCCGGCTGGAAAACCTCGATCAGACCGCGACCGCGTGGGCATCGGGACCCTTGGGAAGCAGCGGTTACGGCCGGTCCAGCGGTAGCCGGTAA
- the tpiA gene encoding triose-phosphate isomerase produces MSRKPLIAGNWKMNLNHFEAIALVQKIAFALPDKYFDKVDVTVLPPFTNLRSVQTLVDGDKLRLTYGAQDLSQHDSGAYTGDISGTFLAKLGCTFVVVGHSERRTYHNEDDALVAAKATAALKNGLTPIVCVGEHLDVREAGEHVSHCEKQVRESLAGLSAEQIGQVVIAYEPVWAIGTGRVASSGDAQEVCGAIRRQLAELASSKIAETVRVLYGGSVNAKNVGEIVAQEDVDGGLVGGASLEGEQFATLAAIAAGGPLP; encoded by the coding sequence GTGAGCCGTAAGCCGCTGATCGCCGGCAACTGGAAGATGAACCTCAATCACTTCGAGGCCATCGCGCTGGTGCAGAAGATCGCATTCGCGCTGCCGGACAAGTACTTCGACAAGGTCGACGTCACGGTGCTGCCGCCGTTCACCAACCTGCGCAGCGTGCAGACCCTGGTCGACGGCGACAAGCTGCGGTTGACCTACGGCGCCCAGGACCTGTCCCAGCACGACTCCGGCGCCTACACCGGCGACATCAGCGGAACATTCCTGGCCAAGCTGGGCTGCACCTTCGTCGTGGTGGGCCACTCGGAGCGGCGCACCTACCACAACGAGGACGACGCGCTGGTGGCCGCGAAGGCCACCGCCGCGCTCAAGAACGGCCTGACCCCGATCGTCTGCGTCGGCGAACATCTCGACGTTCGGGAGGCGGGCGAGCACGTCAGCCACTGCGAGAAGCAGGTCCGTGAATCACTGGCCGGGCTCTCCGCCGAGCAGATCGGCCAGGTTGTCATCGCCTACGAGCCGGTCTGGGCGATCGGCACCGGCCGGGTGGCCAGCTCCGGGGATGCCCAGGAGGTCTGCGGGGCGATCCGCCGGCAGCTGGCCGAACTGGCGTCATCGAAGATCGCGGAGACCGTGCGGGTGCTCTACGGCGGCTCGGTGAACGCGAAGAATGTCGGCGAGATCGTCGCGCAGGAAGACGTCGACGGCGGGCTGGTCGGGGGCGCGTCGCTGGAGGGCGAGCAATTCGCGACCCTGGCGGCCATCGCCGCCGGTGGGCCGCTGCCGTAA
- a CDS encoding phosphoglycerate kinase, with amino-acid sequence MSVPNLEDLLSEGVSGRSVLVRSDLNVPLDGDGVITDPGRITASVPTLQALVDAGAKVVVTAHLGRPTQGPDPMLSLAPVAAALGEQLGRHVQLAGDVVGTDALARAEGLTDGDILLLENIRFDPRETSKVDGERLALAKQLVELVSPGGAFVSDGFGVVHRKQASVYDVATLLPHYAGTLVAAEIEVLERLCSSTERPYAVVLGGSKVSDKLGVIESLATKADSIVIGGGMCFTFLAAQGYSVGDSLLEEDMVETCRNLLDTYADVLRLPGDIVVTEHFSADSPPQFVAANAIPDDLIGLDIGPGSVKRFTTLLSNAKTVFWNGPMGVFEFPAYAAGTKGVAEAIAAATAKGAFSVVGGGDSAAAVRALGIPEDAFSHISTGGGASLEYLEGKELPGIEVLGRPQPSEGES; translated from the coding sequence GTGAGCGTCCCAAACCTCGAAGACCTTCTGTCCGAAGGTGTTTCGGGTCGCAGCGTGCTGGTCCGGTCCGATCTGAATGTGCCGCTCGACGGCGACGGCGTCATTACCGACCCCGGCCGAATCACCGCGTCGGTGCCGACGTTGCAGGCGCTGGTGGATGCCGGCGCCAAGGTCGTGGTGACCGCGCACCTGGGGCGTCCCACGCAAGGACCGGATCCGATGTTGTCGCTGGCGCCGGTCGCGGCCGCGCTGGGCGAGCAGTTGGGCCGGCACGTGCAGCTGGCGGGCGATGTCGTCGGTACCGACGCGCTGGCGCGTGCTGAGGGTCTGACCGACGGGGACATCCTGCTGCTGGAGAACATCCGCTTCGACCCGCGCGAGACCAGCAAGGTCGACGGTGAGCGGCTGGCGTTGGCCAAGCAGCTGGTCGAATTGGTCTCGCCGGGAGGGGCTTTCGTCTCCGACGGGTTTGGAGTGGTGCACCGCAAGCAGGCCTCGGTGTACGACGTCGCCACCTTGTTGCCGCACTACGCGGGCACACTGGTGGCCGCCGAGATCGAGGTGCTGGAACGGCTGTGCAGCTCCACCGAGCGGCCCTACGCCGTCGTGCTCGGCGGATCCAAGGTGTCCGACAAACTCGGCGTCATCGAGTCGCTGGCAACCAAGGCGGACAGCATCGTGATCGGTGGTGGGATGTGCTTCACATTCCTTGCCGCACAGGGATATTCGGTGGGCGATTCGCTGCTGGAAGAAGACATGGTCGAGACCTGCCGCAACCTGCTGGACACCTACGCCGACGTGTTGCGCCTGCCCGGCGACATCGTGGTGACCGAGCACTTCAGCGCAGATTCGCCCCCACAGTTCGTGGCCGCCAATGCGATTCCGGACGATCTGATAGGTCTGGATATCGGCCCGGGTTCGGTCAAGCGGTTCACCACGCTGCTGTCCAACGCCAAGACCGTCTTCTGGAATGGGCCGATGGGCGTCTTCGAATTCCCGGCATACGCCGCGGGCACCAAGGGTGTCGCCGAGGCCATCGCCGCGGCGACGGCCAAGGGTGCATTCAGTGTGGTGGGCGGTGGTGACTCCGCGGCCGCCGTGCGTGCGCTCGGGATCCCCGAGGACGCCTTCTCGCACATCTCCACCGGTGGTGGCGCATCGCTGGAATACCTGGAAGGCAAGGAGCTGCCCGGCATCGAGGTGTTGGGCCGCCCGCAGCCGAGCGAAGGAGAGTCGTGA
- the gap gene encoding type I glyceraldehyde-3-phosphate dehydrogenase, which yields MTVRVGINGFGRIGRNFYRALLAQQEKGGADIEVVAVNDITDNSTLAHLLKFDSILGRLPHDVSLEGEDTIVVGPAKIKALAVREGPAALPWGDLGVDVVVESTGLFTARAKAQGHLDAGAKKVIISAPASDEDITIVLGVNDDKYDGSQNIISNASCTTNCLGPLAKVLNDEFGIVKGLMTTIHAYTQDQNLQDGPHKDLRRARAAGLNIVPTSTGAAKAIGLVLPELKGKLDGYALRVPIPTGSVTDLTAELKKAGTADEINAAMKAAAEGPMKGILKYYDAPIVSSDIVTDPHSSIFDSGLTKVIDNQAKVVSWYDNEWGYSNRLVDLVSLVGKSL from the coding sequence GTGACAGTCCGAGTAGGCATCAACGGCTTCGGTCGAATCGGACGCAATTTCTACCGTGCGTTGTTGGCCCAGCAGGAGAAGGGCGGCGCCGACATCGAAGTGGTGGCGGTCAACGACATCACCGACAACAGCACCCTGGCGCACCTGCTGAAATTCGACTCCATCCTGGGCCGGCTGCCGCACGACGTCAGCCTCGAAGGCGAGGACACCATCGTGGTGGGCCCGGCCAAGATCAAGGCGCTGGCGGTCCGCGAGGGCCCGGCCGCACTGCCGTGGGGTGACCTGGGCGTCGACGTCGTCGTCGAATCCACCGGTCTCTTCACCGCCCGTGCCAAGGCGCAGGGCCACCTGGACGCCGGCGCCAAGAAGGTGATCATCTCCGCGCCAGCCAGCGACGAGGACATCACCATCGTGCTGGGCGTCAACGACGACAAGTACGACGGCAGCCAGAACATCATCTCTAATGCGTCGTGCACCACGAACTGCCTCGGTCCGCTGGCCAAGGTGCTCAACGACGAGTTCGGCATCGTCAAGGGCCTGATGACCACCATCCACGCCTATACCCAGGACCAGAACCTGCAAGACGGGCCGCACAAGGACCTGCGCCGCGCCCGCGCCGCCGGCCTGAACATCGTGCCGACCTCCACCGGTGCGGCCAAGGCCATCGGCCTGGTGCTGCCCGAGTTGAAGGGCAAGCTCGACGGCTATGCGCTGCGGGTGCCGATTCCCACCGGTTCGGTCACCGACCTGACTGCGGAGCTGAAGAAGGCGGGCACCGCCGACGAGATCAACGCCGCGATGAAGGCGGCGGCCGAGGGGCCGATGAAGGGCATCCTGAAGTACTACGACGCGCCGATCGTGTCCAGTGACATCGTCACCGACCCGCACAGCTCGATCTTCGACTCCGGTTTGACCAAGGTGATCGACAATCAGGCCAAGGTGGTCTCTTGGTACGACAACGAGTGGGGTTACTCCAACCGGCTCGTTGACCTGGTCTCGCTGGTCGGCAAGTCGCTGTAA
- a CDS encoding helix-turn-helix domain-containing protein, producing the protein MSVIAREMDRIRDDFIAEVFEEIKAENRDLNYDAVMVDLWRASLTDSVVAGIQFLAQGATAEWLEAPAASVAYVRAAAQRDVPLSVLVRAHRIVHSRFLEAAIRFVALVEPARQVPTVVDLVSRSASFVDAVADQLTVSYELERDECGSAPGGRQPLAVGEMADNIPVAAQVADSVLTYPLGGVHIAAALWVDEAVPVHDVAAAFDRVRRALGAAVGAVNGTLMVPTHDREARLWFALDGSGKRDIDQSRVRTAFESAGVRAGLAVGRVEDGQSGFRASLKQAERVKAVAFAGGARCDARVVFYTEVAPIALMAGDLDELRSFVADVLGDLGHDDERTRWLRETLREFLSRNRSHVATADAMQLPPNIIQEAVTRAMQLCGQSLGDPDAMFRVQIALEACRWMAPALLHMAHECP; encoded by the coding sequence ATGTCGGTGATCGCCCGGGAGATGGACCGCATTCGCGATGACTTCATCGCCGAAGTCTTCGAGGAGATCAAGGCCGAGAATCGGGACCTCAATTACGACGCCGTGATGGTCGACTTGTGGCGGGCCAGCCTCACCGACAGCGTGGTCGCCGGTATCCAATTCTTGGCCCAGGGTGCGACGGCCGAGTGGTTAGAGGCGCCGGCGGCGTCGGTCGCCTACGTGCGCGCGGCCGCGCAGCGCGACGTTCCACTGTCGGTGTTGGTGCGGGCACACCGCATCGTGCACTCGCGCTTCCTGGAGGCGGCGATCCGGTTCGTGGCGCTGGTGGAGCCGGCCCGGCAGGTGCCGACGGTCGTCGACCTGGTGTCGCGGTCGGCGAGCTTCGTCGACGCGGTCGCCGATCAACTGACGGTCTCCTACGAGTTGGAGCGCGACGAATGTGGAAGCGCTCCCGGCGGCCGGCAGCCGCTCGCGGTCGGCGAGATGGCGGACAACATCCCGGTCGCCGCCCAGGTGGCCGACAGCGTGTTGACCTACCCGTTGGGCGGCGTGCACATCGCCGCGGCGTTGTGGGTGGACGAGGCGGTACCGGTCCACGACGTGGCGGCGGCGTTCGATCGGGTGCGACGCGCGCTGGGTGCGGCGGTGGGCGCGGTGAACGGCACCTTGATGGTGCCGACGCATGACCGCGAGGCCCGGTTGTGGTTTGCGCTCGACGGATCTGGCAAACGGGACATCGACCAGTCGCGGGTGCGCACCGCTTTCGAGTCTGCGGGTGTTCGCGCCGGTCTGGCGGTTGGCCGGGTGGAAGACGGCCAAAGCGGATTCCGGGCATCGTTGAAACAGGCGGAACGGGTAAAGGCGGTTGCTTTTGCCGGCGGCGCCCGCTGCGATGCCCGGGTGGTTTTCTACACCGAGGTCGCCCCAATTGCGTTGATGGCAGGCGACTTGGACGAGCTGCGCTCCTTTGTCGCCGACGTGCTCGGCGACCTCGGCCACGACGACGAACGCACCCGGTGGTTGCGCGAGACGTTGCGGGAGTTCTTGTCCCGCAATCGCAGCCACGTCGCGACCGCTGACGCAATGCAGTTGCCCCCCAACATAATTCAGGAAGCCGTGACTCGGGCCATGCAGCTGTGCGGTCAAAGTCTCGGCGACCCCGACGCGATGTTCCGGGTGCAGATCGCGCTGGAGGCCTGTCGGTGGATGGCTCCGGCGCTGCTGCACATGGCCCACGAATGTCCTTAG